The Flavobacteriales bacterium genome includes a window with the following:
- a CDS encoding NAD(P)/FAD-dependent oxidoreductase, whose amino-acid sequence MRANLRRKKRLNADYAIIGAGPSGLACAKVFEDLGISYQGYESSETVAGLWNYDNPSSPLYPNVHLISSKEKTEFRHYPMADTPEDYPHHEKVFKYLVSYANHFKLLKKFKFNSPVKEVKKLRDGRWMVDLGRGSFATYKGVIMATGLFNSPNIPNIGGKFKGNIVHSSKV is encoded by the coding sequence ATGAGAGCAAATTTGAGGAGAAAAAAAAGATTAAATGCGGACTATGCTATAATCGGAGCTGGTCCATCGGGACTAGCATGTGCAAAAGTTTTTGAAGATTTAGGGATAAGTTATCAAGGATATGAATCGAGCGAAACTGTAGCAGGTTTATGGAATTATGATAATCCTTCTAGTCCTTTATATCCTAATGTTCATTTAATATCGTCTAAGGAAAAGACTGAATTTAGGCATTATCCGATGGCAGATACTCCTGAGGATTATCCGCATCATGAAAAAGTTTTTAAATACCTCGTTAGCTATGCTAATCATTTTAAATTATTGAAAAAATTCAAGTTTAACTCACCAGTAAAGGAGGTCAAAAAACTACGGGATGGAAGATGGATGGTAGATTTAGGACGAGGTAGTTTTGCTACTTATAAAGGAGTTATTATGGCTACCGGATTGTTCAATAGTCCCAATATTCCGAATATTGGAGGGAAGTTTAAAGGAAATATAGTACACTCAAGTAAAGTCTAA